A genomic stretch from Fodinibius salinus includes:
- a CDS encoding purine-nucleoside phosphorylase — MNRESVTEFRKKRDEALSYLEEQTQQRPEHLIILGTGLGNLADEIDVEAAISYANIPHFPVSTVQSHEGQLIFGSLSGKKVVAMQGRFHYYEGYSMQEIAFPIRVLHALSVQMMIVSNSCGGMNPNYQRGDIMLINDHINMLGDNPLIGPNDDDLGPRFPDMSDPYTKELRNIAEQVALDKGIKMHEGVYLALSGPTLETKAEYRFLRMIGADVVGMSTVPEVITAVHMDMQVLGISAITDECFPDALEPVSIEDVVEAAEMAEPDMTRIIKDFLTRV, encoded by the coding sequence ATGAATCGAGAATCTGTCACTGAATTTCGCAAAAAACGCGATGAAGCACTTTCTTATCTCGAAGAGCAAACTCAGCAGCGGCCTGAGCATCTGATTATTCTTGGTACGGGATTAGGTAACCTTGCAGATGAAATTGATGTGGAGGCAGCTATTTCCTATGCCAATATTCCCCACTTCCCAGTTTCAACCGTGCAAAGTCACGAGGGACAATTGATCTTTGGATCGCTAAGCGGAAAGAAAGTTGTGGCTATGCAGGGACGATTCCACTACTACGAAGGCTATTCTATGCAAGAAATTGCCTTCCCCATCCGCGTACTGCATGCACTAAGCGTACAAATGATGATCGTCAGCAACTCATGCGGCGGCATGAATCCGAACTACCAGCGCGGTGATATCATGTTGATTAATGACCACATCAATATGCTGGGCGACAACCCCCTTATCGGTCCCAATGACGATGACCTCGGCCCGCGTTTCCCGGATATGAGTGATCCCTATACCAAAGAACTCCGCAATATTGCCGAGCAAGTAGCACTGGATAAGGGAATCAAAATGCACGAAGGTGTTTATCTTGCACTCAGTGGCCCCACCCTGGAAACCAAGGCCGAATACCGTTTTTTACGGATGATCGGTGCTGATGTGGTAGGGATGAGTACTGTACCTGAAGTTATCACTGCTGTTCACATGGACATGCAAGTACTCGGCATTTCTGCTATTACTGACGAGTGCTTCCCCGATGCACTCGAACCAGTAAGTATTGAAGACGTTGTAGAAGCAGCAGAAATGGCCGAACCTGATATGACGCGTATTATTAAAGATTTTTTAACCCGGGTATAA
- a CDS encoding zinc ribbon domain-containing protein, whose product MEEVLQQLANLQYIDSRIDELKQLRGDLPEEILDIETDINRFEAKIDRLEEEKKDLKVENDNLELEIKDAENKMEKYEEQQMSVRNNREYDALTKEIESQKQIIENSQSRKEEIEKRLQEIDPQMEKIQEQLEDTKELYEEKQEELEEVKENTQKEEDMLEEKREEVEKDIDERYLKSYNRLRNGLSNGLAVVPMEKGAALGMALPPQTQVEVRHKNKIIIDENSGRIVVHESFFETAEEELSL is encoded by the coding sequence ATGGAAGAAGTACTTCAACAGTTAGCTAATCTTCAATATATCGACAGCAGAATTGATGAGCTTAAACAGCTGCGGGGTGATCTACCGGAGGAAATTCTCGATATAGAGACTGATATAAATCGATTTGAGGCTAAAATTGATCGGCTAGAGGAAGAGAAAAAAGACCTAAAGGTTGAAAATGATAACCTCGAGCTGGAGATCAAAGATGCCGAAAATAAGATGGAAAAATATGAAGAACAGCAGATGTCGGTCCGTAATAATCGAGAGTATGATGCGCTGACTAAAGAGATTGAGTCTCAAAAGCAGATTATTGAGAACTCACAATCTCGAAAAGAAGAAATTGAGAAGCGCCTTCAAGAAATTGACCCCCAGATGGAAAAGATTCAAGAGCAGCTGGAGGACACTAAAGAGCTCTACGAGGAAAAACAGGAAGAGCTTGAAGAGGTAAAAGAAAATACTCAGAAAGAAGAGGATATGCTTGAGGAAAAGCGTGAGGAGGTTGAGAAAGATATCGACGAGCGTTACCTAAAGAGTTATAATCGTCTTCGCAATGGCCTTTCAAACGGTCTTGCTGTTGTTCCGATGGAAAAAGGAGCTGCCCTTGGAATGGCATTGCCGCCGCAAACACAAGTAGAAGTTCGTCATAAAAACAAGATTATCATTGATGAAAACAGCGGACGTATTGTAGTGCATGAGTCCTTTTTTGAAACGGCTGAAGAAGAACTGTCGCTCTAG
- a CDS encoding DivIVA domain-containing protein: protein MKLTALEIKQQEFEKSFRGYDKDEVEAFLNLMSNEWEHLVGKNRELEERIDELEEKLKHYERVEEALHETLQTAKESAEQKLTGARKDARNKVEKAEMEAESIIREATQQRQQVRQSIIRLLDRRKEIISGIRSYLEMAQESLEQFSKDEAALFDVPSDEDEFSESLNEKAKRRVKALSEETDEDVETDSQPLPPGTEDMDDLIDDMD, encoded by the coding sequence ATGAAACTGACAGCACTTGAAATTAAGCAACAGGAATTTGAGAAATCCTTTCGCGGCTACGACAAGGATGAGGTAGAAGCTTTTCTCAACCTGATGTCTAACGAATGGGAACACCTGGTCGGGAAAAACCGTGAGCTGGAAGAACGCATTGATGAACTGGAAGAAAAATTAAAACACTACGAGCGCGTTGAAGAAGCACTCCATGAAACACTGCAGACAGCCAAAGAATCAGCCGAACAGAAGCTGACCGGGGCCCGCAAAGACGCCCGCAACAAGGTGGAAAAAGCTGAAATGGAAGCCGAATCCATTATCCGCGAAGCTACACAACAGCGCCAGCAAGTTCGCCAAAGCATCATCCGGCTGCTTGACCGCCGTAAAGAAATTATCAGCGGTATTCGATCATACCTAGAGATGGCCCAAGAATCGCTTGAACAATTTTCTAAAGATGAAGCTGCTCTGTTTGATGTTCCTTCCGATGAAGATGAATTTTCAGAAAGCCTGAATGAAAAGGCAAAGCGACGGGTAAAAGCACTTTCTGAAGAAACAGATGAAGATGTAGAGACAGACAGTCAACCACTACCACCGGGAACCGAAGATATGGATGACCTCATCGATGACATGGACTAA
- a CDS encoding isoaspartyl peptidase/L-asparaginase family protein — protein sequence MMFAKQLVGLLVIVMAIGCTKMEGQNKAANQDTTKKDWALVIHGGAGTISKEKPDSVVKAYKSDLDEALSVGEKILKEGGSALDAVESVINYLENNPKFNAGKGAVFTHDGGHELDAAIMLGNNRKAGTITGVKTIKNPISLARLVMENSKHIMFAGEGAEEYANQFDLERVNQEYFYTESRHKAWKRAIEEEKQDGAQSSVIEPGIPGDFFDEKKLGTVGAVAVDKDGQIVAGTSTGGMTNKKFGRVGDVPIVGAGTYASNEVAVSMTGWGEKIMQAVSGHTVSAYMKHKPATVQEAGNYLLQDVLNEGEAGMIAVDKNGNTYLNMNTQGMFRGTSDSEGNRKVAIW from the coding sequence ATGATGTTTGCAAAACAACTAGTCGGGCTACTGGTAATTGTAATGGCGATAGGATGTACAAAAATGGAAGGACAAAATAAGGCAGCGAATCAAGATACGACCAAAAAAGACTGGGCTCTGGTCATTCATGGTGGTGCCGGAACGATATCCAAAGAAAAACCTGATTCGGTGGTTAAAGCGTATAAAAGTGATCTGGATGAAGCTTTATCGGTTGGCGAAAAAATTCTTAAAGAAGGAGGAAGTGCTCTTGATGCGGTTGAAAGTGTGATTAACTACTTAGAGAATAACCCTAAATTTAATGCCGGTAAGGGAGCGGTATTTACGCACGATGGAGGTCATGAATTGGATGCTGCTATTATGTTAGGTAATAACCGTAAGGCCGGAACGATTACCGGCGTAAAGACGATCAAAAACCCAATATCACTAGCACGCTTGGTGATGGAAAATTCAAAACACATAATGTTTGCCGGTGAGGGAGCTGAAGAATATGCCAATCAATTTGATTTGGAGCGCGTAAACCAAGAGTATTTTTACACCGAAAGCCGACACAAAGCCTGGAAGCGAGCCATTGAAGAGGAGAAACAAGACGGAGCACAGTCCAGCGTTATTGAGCCTGGTATCCCCGGTGACTTTTTTGATGAGAAAAAACTTGGTACGGTAGGAGCCGTAGCTGTTGATAAGGATGGACAAATTGTTGCAGGAACCTCCACTGGAGGCATGACGAATAAAAAGTTTGGCCGTGTGGGCGATGTACCCATTGTGGGAGCCGGAACGTACGCTAGTAATGAAGTAGCAGTATCTATGACGGGCTGGGGCGAAAAAATTATGCAGGCTGTATCAGGACATACCGTCAGCGCCTATATGAAACACAAACCTGCAACTGTTCAGGAAGCTGGTAATTATTTGTTGCAAGATGTGCTTAACGAAGGCGAAGCGGGCATGATAGCCGTTGATAAAAATGGCAATACCTACCTGAATATGAATACCCAAGGCATGTTTCGTGGCACGTCTGATTCAGAAGGGAATCGTAAGGTGGCAATTTGGTAG
- the smpB gene encoding SsrA-binding protein SmpB — translation MSNNSTPTIKNRKARHEYHVEETYEAGLVLRGTEVKSLRNGKASLSEAFAYLKDGEVWLRDMYIKPYKHSSFENHDPRRERKLLLNKREIRDMDKAVNKKGYTLAPLKLYFKKGYAKVLIGIAKGKQKHDKRQDIKERDMKRELDRKYKGSYKVNM, via the coding sequence ATGTCCAACAATTCCACACCAACCATTAAAAACCGGAAGGCACGGCACGAATATCATGTTGAGGAAACGTACGAGGCCGGGCTTGTTTTACGAGGTACCGAAGTGAAGTCACTGCGTAACGGCAAGGCTAGTCTCAGCGAAGCATTTGCCTACCTCAAAGATGGGGAAGTATGGCTACGGGATATGTATATTAAGCCGTACAAGCACAGTTCTTTTGAAAACCACGATCCGCGCAGGGAACGCAAGCTACTTCTTAACAAGCGTGAAATTCGTGATATGGATAAAGCCGTTAATAAAAAGGGATATACGCTGGCCCCGCTCAAGCTCTATTTTAAAAAAGGGTATGCCAAGGTCTTAATTGGCATTGCCAAGGGTAAACAGAAGCACGACAAGCGCCAGGACATTAAAGAACGTGATATGAAGCGCGAACTGGATCGCAAGTACAAAGGGTCCTATAAAGTAAATATGTAA
- a CDS encoding DNA internalization-related competence protein ComEC/Rec2, which yields MEIKQSYQFPFASYPAVRLLLLMAAGILLDYHLQVSSYIWLGLFATSASIYLLSEYFYQEFLKAGLYNTAICCYLILIIAFGASWHSFFDYRTPPEEAQILNAYTWKELTFSGTVHQIRQTNTGKYQIDTNVDTTLYPNDILWDKSYRIRTILDPADIPFPNGLELGDQINFSAIIYPLDPKRNPGQFDYKDYLSSIGIYTQAGITNIGNIHSSPASVFRWTSLRQKVLDAIEHNFSKQTVPLAKALLIGHKNELKREEKIAFSRAGLSHIMAVSGLHVGFILAPFWICIPLFWTFRYGKEIGLFLLLMLLFFYAGLTGFSASVMRASLVGGFLAYGKLFNKVRNSKNLTAVAALILLLINPGNLFTIGFQLSFSAVYVILLTAPIISRKLPAWIQYRWYGQPVMVVIISFIVQLGLFPLLAYHFGEFSIIGPFANAIVVPILGIAVPVGLLLLPLSSFLPDLAHTLNIPIDYFLGLLDWFVTLTANWPWSWMQVHIRSLLFFSIWTAIIFLIASLPIPKMRWKWLAIVLALLCVDQAQNIIQKIQPAKLHITFFDVGQGDAALVKTPAGKHFLIDTGRWQPDYNSGKYIIIPYLKQKGIEKLDGIFLSHPHADHIGGMPELIDNIAIDTIYNSGAKYDSQLYDTYRRKATEKTIPIVPLTAGQQVVLDPSMRIFIYGPAQNISDANVNNRSLILELIYGQTQMLFMGDAEHQQEQRIARHYPQLIATDFLKVGHHGSKTSSSTPLLQQADAKAGIISLSKQNQFHHPHPAAIQRLQQDSVSLYFTSLTGAIQLWSDGSRIRIEK from the coding sequence GTGGAGATCAAACAATCATATCAGTTTCCTTTTGCCTCCTATCCAGCGGTACGCCTTCTCCTGCTGATGGCCGCAGGTATATTACTGGATTATCACCTTCAGGTGAGTTCTTATATTTGGCTTGGCCTGTTCGCAACATCAGCTTCTATTTATCTGCTCAGTGAATATTTTTATCAAGAATTTCTGAAAGCTGGATTATACAATACTGCCATCTGCTGTTATTTGATACTCATTATCGCTTTTGGAGCCTCTTGGCACTCCTTTTTTGACTATCGCACCCCACCTGAGGAAGCACAAATCCTGAATGCTTACACCTGGAAGGAACTCACCTTTTCGGGCACCGTCCATCAAATAAGGCAGACCAACACCGGCAAGTATCAGATTGACACCAACGTAGATACCACCCTTTACCCCAATGACATTCTTTGGGATAAATCTTATCGTATCCGTACTATTCTCGATCCCGCAGATATTCCATTTCCCAATGGCTTGGAGCTGGGCGATCAAATAAATTTTTCAGCTATCATCTATCCACTGGATCCAAAGCGAAACCCCGGTCAATTCGACTATAAAGATTACCTGAGCTCCATCGGGATTTATACACAAGCGGGAATCACAAATATTGGGAACATTCATTCTTCTCCCGCTTCCGTTTTTCGATGGACGAGCCTTCGTCAAAAAGTATTAGATGCGATCGAACATAACTTTAGCAAGCAAACAGTGCCACTAGCCAAAGCATTGTTAATAGGCCATAAAAATGAACTCAAGCGTGAAGAAAAGATTGCCTTTTCCCGTGCTGGCCTATCCCATATCATGGCCGTATCGGGCCTTCATGTGGGATTTATCTTAGCACCTTTTTGGATTTGTATACCCCTGTTCTGGACCTTTCGCTACGGAAAAGAAATCGGGCTGTTTTTATTATTGATGCTCCTGTTCTTTTATGCCGGGCTGACTGGCTTCTCTGCCTCAGTCATGCGTGCTTCATTAGTAGGTGGATTCTTAGCCTATGGCAAACTTTTTAACAAAGTACGCAATTCGAAAAATCTGACGGCCGTAGCCGCACTTATATTGTTATTAATAAATCCCGGTAATCTGTTTACCATTGGTTTTCAGCTTTCATTCAGTGCTGTTTATGTTATTCTACTCACCGCGCCCATTATTTCACGCAAACTCCCCGCTTGGATTCAATACCGCTGGTATGGACAGCCGGTGATGGTGGTTATAATCTCATTTATTGTACAGCTGGGACTTTTTCCGCTGCTGGCCTACCATTTTGGTGAATTTTCTATTATCGGACCATTTGCTAACGCCATTGTAGTTCCGATATTGGGAATTGCCGTACCGGTCGGGTTATTACTCCTTCCGTTGAGTAGTTTTCTTCCCGATTTGGCTCACACACTCAATATACCAATTGACTATTTTCTAGGGCTGCTTGACTGGTTTGTTACACTTACGGCCAATTGGCCCTGGAGCTGGATGCAAGTCCACATCCGTAGCCTGCTATTCTTTTCGATATGGACAGCCATTATCTTTCTTATTGCTTCGCTTCCTATTCCCAAAATGCGGTGGAAATGGTTGGCTATTGTACTAGCCCTACTCTGTGTGGATCAGGCTCAAAATATTATCCAAAAGATACAGCCGGCTAAATTGCATATCACTTTTTTTGATGTCGGTCAGGGCGATGCAGCACTTGTCAAAACGCCCGCGGGAAAGCATTTTCTCATCGATACAGGCCGGTGGCAGCCCGACTACAACAGCGGTAAATACATCATTATACCTTATCTAAAACAAAAAGGGATCGAAAAACTCGACGGGATTTTTCTTTCGCATCCGCATGCCGACCATATCGGCGGTATGCCGGAACTTATTGACAACATTGCTATCGACACTATATATAATTCTGGAGCTAAATATGATTCGCAACTATATGATACCTATCGGCGAAAAGCAACGGAGAAAACAATTCCGATTGTTCCACTTACAGCCGGACAACAAGTTGTTCTAGATCCATCGATGCGAATATTTATCTATGGACCCGCTCAAAATATATCCGATGCAAATGTTAATAATCGATCCTTAATACTGGAATTGATCTATGGACAAACACAGATGCTGTTTATGGGCGACGCTGAACATCAGCAGGAGCAGCGCATTGCCAGGCACTATCCGCAATTAATAGCAACAGATTTTTTAAAAGTAGGTCACCATGGTAGTAAAACGAGCTCAAGTACTCCTCTTTTACAACAAGCGGATGCTAAAGCCGGAATTATTTCGCTTAGTAAACAAAATCAGTTTCATCATCCGCACCCTGCAGCTATACAACGCCTGCAGCAAGACTCAGTGTCGCTATATTTCACCAGCCTTACCGGAGCCATACAACTGTGGTCTGATGGTTCTCGCATTCGAATAGAGAAATAA
- a CDS encoding MFS transporter yields the protein MPLKDKLIKTLGINKGVLALSVARMADAMGNSILFILIPLYVAKLPSNFVDFPVPILVGILISLFGFIAAIFQPVMGALSDKLNMRKKLIQAGLGLIGISTLFFIFADNFIHLLILRTLQGLGVAITIPAVLSLMTLITERSTRGGSMGVYSTFRIIGFAIGPVVGGYLQVHYGFDAAFYLGSGFIILSMLLVQSWVKEVKIETDKEVTRHLKVFDLSLYGDGILTAALATFAMACCFSMVTTLENEFNARLEMTAIGFSIAFSMLMVGRLISQVPLGHFSDKFGRKPFILGGLAIMGLTTIIMGEVQTLTQLIIVRLLQGIAAAGVAAPAFALAADLSKTGGEGRQMSVVTMGFGLGIAVGPLFAGLLTVFFFELPFIVIGIATIIGTWIVYKRMPETVQRESTVFSYGMPPAE from the coding sequence TTGCCCCTCAAAGATAAGCTTATCAAGACACTCGGTATTAACAAAGGAGTGCTAGCGCTCTCTGTTGCACGCATGGCCGATGCCATGGGCAACAGCATCTTGTTCATTCTTATTCCACTTTATGTAGCTAAACTGCCCAGCAACTTTGTCGATTTTCCGGTCCCTATTCTTGTGGGTATTTTAATTTCTCTGTTTGGGTTTATTGCTGCTATTTTTCAGCCGGTGATGGGTGCACTCAGCGACAAGCTCAACATGCGAAAAAAACTAATCCAGGCTGGTCTGGGCCTCATCGGCATAAGTACCTTATTTTTTATCTTTGCAGACAACTTCATTCATCTGCTCATTTTACGTACACTGCAGGGATTGGGCGTAGCCATCACCATCCCAGCTGTTCTTTCGCTGATGACCCTCATCACGGAACGAAGTACCCGCGGTGGATCGATGGGCGTATATAGCACCTTTCGGATTATCGGTTTTGCCATTGGGCCTGTTGTCGGTGGATACCTGCAGGTTCACTACGGTTTTGACGCCGCTTTTTACCTGGGGTCGGGATTTATCATTCTGTCAATGTTACTCGTTCAAAGTTGGGTTAAAGAGGTTAAGATTGAGACTGATAAAGAAGTTACGCGCCACCTCAAAGTATTTGATTTATCCCTATACGGTGACGGGATTCTCACTGCAGCTTTGGCTACTTTTGCAATGGCTTGCTGCTTCTCAATGGTTACCACACTCGAAAATGAGTTTAATGCCCGACTCGAAATGACCGCCATCGGCTTCAGCATCGCCTTTAGTATGCTGATGGTCGGCCGACTTATTTCCCAAGTGCCCCTGGGCCATTTTTCTGATAAGTTCGGCCGTAAACCATTTATCCTGGGCGGCCTTGCAATCATGGGCTTAACCACTATTATAATGGGTGAAGTACAAACATTAACACAGCTCATTATCGTCCGCCTCCTACAGGGTATTGCCGCTGCCGGGGTTGCAGCTCCTGCTTTTGCTCTCGCTGCTGATCTATCCAAAACAGGTGGCGAAGGACGTCAGATGAGCGTGGTCACGATGGGCTTTGGACTCGGAATTGCCGTTGGTCCGCTATTTGCGGGACTGTTAACGGTCTTTTTCTTCGAGCTGCCGTTTATCGTTATCGGAATAGCAACTATTATTGGTACATGGATTGTTTATAAACGAATGCCTGAAACCGTTCAGCGCGAATCAACAGTATTTAGTTACGGCATGCCGCCAGCCGAATAG
- a CDS encoding zinc-dependent peptidase, producing MFGFTSWRRKRIAKRSFPQEWESILSENVSYIQHLPGGLQKKLKELITIFLNETNFEGCAGLEITDKIRVSIAAQACILILGTDDYSFVYNDLRSVLVYPKPYVAKIKNRNNSFFVEEGFQQRHGEAWSRGTIVLAWDQVQNGARDIHDGQNLVFHEFAHQLDYEYGATSQVEDEYEESQFLSWARVVGDEYQQFVSDLQRNRETLLDSYGATNLAEFFAVITECFFERPTELKNQHPKLYHQLSEFYRQDPETYIKS from the coding sequence ATGTTTGGGTTTACCAGTTGGCGCCGAAAACGCATTGCAAAACGTTCCTTTCCCCAAGAATGGGAATCCATTCTTTCTGAAAACGTTTCCTACATACAGCATCTGCCCGGTGGGCTCCAGAAAAAATTAAAAGAGCTCATTACTATATTTCTGAATGAAACAAATTTTGAAGGCTGTGCCGGACTAGAAATTACGGATAAAATTCGTGTTTCCATTGCTGCCCAAGCCTGCATCCTGATCCTCGGCACTGATGACTATTCGTTTGTCTATAATGATTTGCGATCGGTTCTCGTGTATCCCAAGCCTTATGTAGCTAAAATAAAAAACCGGAACAACAGTTTTTTTGTGGAAGAAGGGTTCCAGCAGAGACATGGCGAGGCCTGGTCCCGGGGAACTATTGTTCTGGCATGGGATCAGGTTCAAAATGGCGCACGTGACATCCACGATGGACAAAACCTGGTATTCCATGAATTTGCCCACCAGCTGGATTATGAATACGGGGCTACCAGCCAAGTAGAAGACGAATATGAGGAATCCCAATTCCTGTCTTGGGCCAGAGTCGTTGGCGATGAGTACCAACAATTTGTTTCTGATTTGCAGCGAAACAGAGAGACACTGCTGGATTCTTACGGCGCTACAAACTTAGCAGAATTTTTTGCCGTTATAACTGAATGCTTTTTTGAGAGACCCACAGAACTTAAGAATCAACACCCCAAACTGTATCATCAACTGAGTGAGTTTTACCGACAAGATCCTGAAACCTACATCAAATCTTAA
- a CDS encoding Nif3-like dinuclear metal center hexameric protein — protein sequence MNIQVRHISTFLNQWAPPSTKLDYDNVGLLVGDPDQEISRALTCLDVTLDVVGEAIQNDCDLIVAHHPLIFNGIDRINPTNEQGKITFKLIKNDIALIAAHTNLDAALDGVSFVLAQQLGLENLQFLDSSYNISRKIVLTTDHSDEDSVLKLLNYYSAEEAHYYEVKGKKDGQRTYEAIMDEHHVADLKSELEKNGLLHEGSFQVMEVASPSNNVGMGVVGFYRNKGLTKQQFLDGIADALNVKAVRYSGSVDRIKKVAVCGGAGVSLARQAVGQGAQAFVTSDIKYHDYFTDTDDFLLIDVGHYESEVPIVAALKQELTEAFEQLDVFETGINTNPMQVFIPDNK from the coding sequence ATGAATATTCAGGTTCGGCATATTTCCACCTTTCTTAACCAATGGGCTCCCCCCAGTACCAAACTAGATTATGACAACGTCGGGCTCCTTGTCGGCGATCCGGATCAAGAGATTTCACGTGCGCTAACCTGTCTGGATGTAACACTGGATGTTGTTGGCGAAGCCATCCAGAATGATTGCGATCTGATTGTTGCCCACCACCCGCTCATTTTTAACGGTATTGATCGTATAAATCCCACAAATGAGCAGGGTAAAATCACTTTTAAGCTTATCAAAAATGATATTGCGCTCATTGCTGCTCACACTAATCTTGATGCTGCGCTTGATGGTGTATCATTTGTGTTGGCCCAGCAGTTAGGGCTCGAGAATCTGCAGTTTTTAGATAGCAGCTATAATATCAGCCGTAAGATTGTACTTACCACCGACCATTCTGATGAAGATTCAGTACTCAAGCTTCTCAATTATTATTCGGCTGAGGAAGCTCATTATTATGAGGTAAAAGGCAAGAAGGATGGCCAGCGAACCTATGAAGCTATCATGGATGAGCATCATGTAGCGGATTTAAAAAGTGAGCTTGAAAAAAACGGATTGTTGCATGAAGGTAGCTTTCAAGTGATGGAGGTTGCGAGCCCCTCTAATAACGTAGGTATGGGGGTGGTTGGATTTTACCGTAACAAAGGATTGACGAAACAGCAATTTTTAGATGGCATTGCCGATGCATTGAATGTTAAGGCTGTACGCTATTCAGGTTCTGTGGATCGCATTAAAAAGGTAGCTGTTTGCGGTGGAGCGGGAGTTTCGCTAGCACGGCAGGCAGTAGGACAAGGTGCGCAGGCCTTTGTGACATCAGATATTAAATACCACGATTATTTTACCGATACCGATGACTTTTTACTGATTGATGTAGGACATTATGAAAGTGAAGTGCCCATTGTGGCAGCACTAAAACAAGAACTTACCGAAGCTTTTGAACAGCTGGATGTTTTTGAAACAGGGATTAATACGAATCCTATGCAGGTTTTTATACCTGACAATAAATAA
- a CDS encoding YggS family pyridoxal phosphate-dependent enzyme gives MSKDICQNLDSLQQRISNACEKAGRNPDEITLVAVSKMKPLSNIKEAFGCGQLHFGENRAKELQEKMGEYGEEEIQWHMVGNLQTNKIKYIVDRVNWIHSISKSKYLREIEKRASRIDRVVNTLVQINISGEDQKSGCEAEQLPEILEYAQGLDHVRIHGLMGMASFVDPDEVEQVRPQFAMLRKLRDEHRKYETENVSLDELSMGMTNDMEVAIEEGSTMLRVGRAIFGERNYT, from the coding sequence ATGAGTAAAGACATTTGTCAAAACCTGGATAGTTTACAACAACGTATTTCTAATGCCTGCGAAAAAGCAGGGCGAAATCCCGATGAAATTACGTTGGTGGCCGTCAGCAAAATGAAGCCACTGAGTAATATTAAAGAAGCTTTTGGTTGTGGACAACTGCATTTCGGGGAAAACCGCGCCAAGGAACTGCAAGAAAAGATGGGCGAATATGGGGAAGAAGAAATTCAGTGGCACATGGTTGGCAATTTACAGACCAATAAAATTAAATATATAGTAGATCGCGTTAACTGGATCCATTCAATTAGTAAATCGAAATATTTGAGAGAAATTGAAAAACGAGCCTCTCGCATAGATCGGGTCGTCAACACCTTGGTTCAAATTAACATCAGCGGAGAGGATCAAAAAAGTGGCTGCGAAGCTGAACAGCTGCCTGAAATTTTGGAATATGCCCAAGGGCTTGATCACGTTCGTATCCACGGACTGATGGGCATGGCCAGCTTTGTAGATCCTGATGAAGTTGAACAAGTACGTCCCCAATTTGCCATGTTGCGTAAACTGCGCGACGAACATCGAAAATATGAAACCGAAAATGTGTCGCTTGATGAACTTTCTATGGGCATGACCAACGACATGGAAGTAGCGATAGAAGAAGGATCCACCATGCTTCGGGTAGGGCGCGCCATTTTTGGCGAACGTAACTATACGTAA